The candidate division WOR-3 bacterium genomic interval TAAGGCGGTTGTGTCCGGACTGCCGCGAATGGTTGGTTCTGCAGGAGTATGAAGGACTCTATGTGTGGCGCTGTGCTTTTTGCAACGGTATTATGGTCGAAGAAGACAAGCTGTCCCGAATCTTCGTGCGCAGGGAAAAGGGGTTCAGCGAGAAGATCAGACATACTGCTGAGACTCTTCGTAGAAACGCTAAGAAGAAACATCCTCATTTCAATATCATCCTTAAAACACCCCATCCCAGGCCATGCCCCAAGTGCGGAAAGGATATGGTTCATAAGTTCTACAGCTATGCATACCATGTTGTGGTGGATGAATGTCCGGTATGTAAGTTAATCTGGTTCGACGTCGATGAGCTGGAAATTCTACAGTGTCTTATTGAGATGGAAGAGGGGAATTGAACGCTTTTTTAAATCAAGGGATTATTTTTTGACTTTCGCCGTCGCGAAAACCCAGTATTCACAAAAAGACGGGATGAACGTCTTTGTAAATTTGATATTTTTAAAATAACGCGGCAAGATATTTTTCAGAAGTCCCATTGTTACTTTATCAAACGCCGAACAGCACTGGACACTGATCATCCCGTTTTTATTAAGGCTCATCTTTATTTTTGAAAAGAGTTGCTCGAGAAATCTCACCCGGTGCATATTCGTCAGTGCCTCAGGATGCATGGTCAGGTCGTAAATCACGGCATCAAGGCCCGATACCTTTTCCAGGAATATATTTGCGTCCTCTATTACGACTTCGGCATTCTTCTTTTTAAATGCGTTGTTGCATATACAGGAAAGATACTTTTGCGCCGCTTTAATTACGTCCTTATCTATATCGATCAAATAAACTTTTTTCGGTTTGTACTTCAGCAGGGTATTCAATACTCCGCCGTCGCCGCCGCCCAGTATCGCTACTGTCTTTAATTTCCTCTTCGCCTTTATAACCGGTTCAACCAGACAGTTATTATAGATCTCCGCATCGAATTCTGATACCTGGATATCATTATCAAGAAATAATATCTTACCGAAATTTTCGTTCTCGATGATGTCTATCTGCTGATACTTGGACCTTTTACTGAAGAGCCTTTTTTTGATATGATACTTTATTTCAAAGCCGCTCGCCGTAAAAGAGCTGATCCAGTTCCTTTCTTTTATCTCTATAGGATTTCCCCGCTGCAGTTCAACGACCCTTACGGTCTTCGGTTTGAACCGCTCTTTTAAAAAACGCAGCAGCAAAAGGGGTTTTTGTTGATCAGGAGAACAGGTGAAGATATCAAGTGAGGCATGGCGTGCTTCAGGATATGTATGGATTGCAACGTGTGATTCTCCGACAATGGCGACGACAGTAACTCCCAGAGGATTGAACTGGTGGGCTTTTATATTCACGAGATCGATTTCAAACTTCTTAAGCCCCTGTTTCAAAATGCGTACCAGGGTTTTCTTGCTGTTTAAAATTTTCTTTGAACAATAAATGAATTCCGCAATGATATGGGTACCGGTGGGTTTCATGAGGTTATTATATGCCAAAATTCCATAAAGTCAATATCTTAAAATGTGTGAAAATGCAGGAATCAAAAGGTTGTCTATATCACTTGTAAGCCTGGAATAATTTTCCCCAGGAAGTATTCAGAAATTTTTTTACGATTGCCTTACCGAATACATTGTACCAGTAAAAGTCATGGAATACCCTTGATGCGAAGTATGACCA includes:
- the speD gene encoding adenosylmethionine decarboxylase, with amino-acid sequence MKPTGTHIIAEFIYCSKKILNSKKTLVRILKQGLKKFEIDLVNIKAHQFNPLGVTVVAIVGESHVAIHTYPEARHASLDIFTCSPDQQKPLLLLRFLKERFKPKTVRVVELQRGNPIEIKERNWISSFTASGFEIKYHIKKRLFSKRSKYQQIDIIENENFGKILFLDNDIQVSEFDAEIYNNCLVEPVIKAKRKLKTVAILGGGDGGVLNTLLKYKPKKVYLIDIDKDVIKAAQKYLSCICNNAFKKKNAEVVIEDANIFLEKVSGLDAVIYDLTMHPEALTNMHRVRFLEQLFSKIKMSLNKNGMISVQCCSAFDKVTMGLLKNILPRYFKNIKFTKTFIPSFCEYWVFATAKVKK